A single Phoenix dactylifera cultivar Barhee BC4 chromosome 1, palm_55x_up_171113_PBpolish2nd_filt_p, whole genome shotgun sequence DNA region contains:
- the LOC120104644 gene encoding uncharacterized protein LOC120104644: protein MPHFLSSIEPQPEGHLQVSFEDPTNLFPSLPFGDPMVEPEATTMAAVLCGASDSPQSFTDRIFEPYMVDNNTADLFDDSYLNGPFEENFENLFMELEHIEGNLGGEGDPNGGSKHNVDGNMERSNEAAKDQGGGGTY, encoded by the coding sequence ATGCCCCATTTCTTATCGTCAATAGAACCACAACCAGAGGGCCACTTGCAGGTATCCTTTGAAGATCCTACTAACTTGTTTCCTTCCCTTCCTTTTGGTGATCCAATGGTGGAACCTGAAGCCACCACCATGGCTGCAGTCCTCTGTGGTGCATCAGATAGTCCTCAAAGTTTCACTGATCGTATCTTCGAACCGTACATGGTTGATAACAATACAGCTGATTTGTTTGATGACTCGTATCTCAATGGACCCTTTGAGGAGAACTTTGAAAATCTCTTCATGGAGCTTGAACATATCGAAGGAAACCTAGGAGGAGAAGGTGATCCTAATGGTGGAAGCAAGCACAATGTTGATGGCAATATGGAGAGATCAAATGAGGCTGCCAAGGACCAAGGAGGTGGTGGGACATATTAA